A single Triticum dicoccoides isolate Atlit2015 ecotype Zavitan chromosome 2A, WEW_v2.0, whole genome shotgun sequence DNA region contains:
- the LOC119354152 gene encoding uncharacterized protein LOC119354152, with the protein MAPRFLACFGRGGATASAPEPVEDLAPGPVLVELFSSQGCAASPEADALVARLAQESSETGGGERAMVVLGFHVDYWDYRGWKDPFAASAWTVRQKAYVEALRLDTLFTPQVVVQGRADCVGTEQDKLAQAVRDAPRYPSPAMKVKFQRPNPSTLQASFTGALHSRVDGGGSVLVALYESGVVTDCGRGENKGKSLLNDHVVRRLEKVAAVRDGASARKAVSGSVQFPLWDDFRATKCGLVLFVQNSALQVLGVQHFDLPDNV; encoded by the exons ATGGCGCCGCGTTTCCTGGCGTGCTTCGGCAGGGGCGGCGCGACGGCCTCGGCGCCGGAGCCTGTGGAGGACCTGGCCCCGGGCCCGGTGCTGGTGGAGCTCTTCTCCTCGCAGGGGTGCGCGGCGTCGCCTGAGGCGGACGCCCTGGTGGCGCGGCTGGCGCAGGAGTCCTCCGAGACCGGCGGCGGCGAGCGAGCGATGGTGGTGCTGGGGTTCCACGTGGACTACTGGGACTACCGCGGGTGGAAGGACCCCTTCGCGGCCAGCGCCTGGACCGTGCGGCAGAAGGCGTACGTGGAGGCGCTCCGGCTGGACACGCTCTTCACGCCGCAGGTCGTCGTGCAGGGCCGCGCGGACTGCGTCGGCACCGAGCAGGACAAGCTCGCCCAGGCCGTCCGCGACGCGCCCCGCTACCCCTCGCCCGCCATGAAG GTGAAGTTCCAGCGGCCGAACCCGAGCACGCTGCAGGCGTCCTTCACGGGCGCGCTCCACTCCCGCGTGGACGGCGGCGGGAGCGTGCTGGTGGCGCTGTACGAGAGCGGCGTGGTCACCGACTGCGGCCGCGGCGAGAACAAGGGCAAGTCGCTGCTCAACGACCACGTGGTGCGCCGGCTGGAGAAGGTGGCCGCCGTGCGCGACGGCGCGTCCGCCAGGAAGGCCGTGTCCGGGTCCGTCCAGTTCCCGCTGTGGGACGACTTCCGCGCCACCAAGTGCGGCCTCGTCCTCTTCGTGCAGAACTCGGCGCTGCAGGTGCTCGGCGTCCAGCACTTCGACCTGCCCGACAACGTCTGA